A single Macaca mulatta isolate MMU2019108-1 chromosome 11, T2T-MMU8v2.0, whole genome shotgun sequence DNA region contains:
- the NOPCHAP1 gene encoding NOP protein chaperone 1 (The RefSeq protein has 2 substitutions compared to this genomic sequence), translating to MEVHGKPQGSASCLSPTRDSSRVPVSKELLTAGSDGRGGIWDRLLINSQNKSRKTSSLQTVRIERSPLLDQVQTFLPQMARANEKLRKEMAAAPPGRFNIENIDGPHGKVIQMDVALFEMNQSDSKEADSSEESSQDSSENSSESEDEDDSITSEVTIDNIKLPNSEGGKGKIEVLDSPASKKKK from the exons ATGGAGGTCCATGGCAAGCCCCAGGGTAGCGCGAGTTGCTTGTCGCCCACCCGGGACTCCTCTAGAGTCCCAGTGTCCAAGGAGCTGCTGACGGCGGGAAGCGACGGCCGCGGAG GTGTATGGGACAGGTTACTCATCAACTCCCAAAATAAGTCCAGGAAGACCTCCTCTCTTCAAACAGTTCGGATAGAAAGGAGTCCCT TATTGGACCAGGTGCAGACCTTTCTCCCGCAGATGGCACGGGCAAATGAAAAGCTAAGAAAAGAAATGGCAGCTGCGCCACCTGGTCGTTTCAATATTGAAAACATTGATGGGCCTCATGGTAAAGTTATACAAATG GATGTGGCTTTGTTTGAGATGAATCAGTCGGATTCAAAAGAAGCGGACAGTTCAGAAGAGAGTTCACAAGACAGTTCAGAGAACAGTTCAGAATCAGAGGACGAAGATGACAGCATCACATCTGAAGTCACCATAGATAACATTAAGCTTCCCAATTCTGAAGGTAGAAAAGGCAAGATTGAAGTTTTGGACAGTCCAgcaagtaaaaaaaagaaatag